DNA from Bradyrhizobium japonicum USDA 6:
CGCCAAGGCCGAAGAACATGCCGTGGCCGAACGAGGTCAGACCGGTGTAGCCGACCAGCAGGTTCAGCGAGGTCGCGAACAGGCCGTAAGCCGAGCAGCGGATGACGAAATCGAGCAGCGCCTTGCTGCCCGTGAACAGCGGCAGGCTCGCCAGCACGGCGAACGCGATCACGGCGATCAGGACGTCGCGATAGCGTTGCAGCGCCGCACCGCTGCGCACCGGCGCCAGCGTCTCGGCGCGTCCGGCCTCGAGCTCAGTCATGCCGCCTCCTTGCCGAACAGGCCGGTGGGCTTGGAGACCAGCACGATCACCATGAACAGATACATCAGGCCTTCCGTGAACAGGGGAAAGCCGAGCGAGCCGAAGGAGCGGATAAGGCCGAGCAGCAGCGCGCCGATCAGAGCGCCCAGGATCGATCCCATGCCGCCGATCACGGTGACGATGAAGGATTCGATCAGCACCGAAAATCCCATGCCGGGCGTGAGCGAACGCACGGGCGCCGCGAGCGCACCGGCAAGGCCAGCCAGCATGCCGCCGAGCGCGAACACGCCCCCATAGATCAGGCCGGTGTTGATGCCGAGCGCCGAGACCATGCCGGGATTATGTGCCGCCGCCCGGATCACCTTGCCGATGCGGCTGCGCGAGAGCCCGATGCCGAGCACGATCGCCGCGACCAGCGCGACGCCGATCAGCAGCAGGTAATAAGGCGGAACAACGCCGCCGGCGATGAACAGCGGCATCACCTGGAATGCCGCGGGCATGCCCATCGACCTGAATTCCGGCCCCCAGATGATGCGCACGACATCGTCGAAGATCAGCACGAAGGCGTAGCAGACGAGCAGCTGCATCAGCACGTCGGCGCCATAGACGCGGCTCATGAAGACGCGCTCGAAGATCAGGCCGAGAAGCGCGGTCCCGGCCGCCCCCGCGAGCATCGCAAGCGCAAAGCTCCCGGTAAGCTGATAGGCCGTCATCGCGAAATAGGCGCCGAACATATAAAAGGCGCCGTGGCTGAAATTGACGACCTTGAGCACGCCGAAGATCAGCGTCAGCCCGACTGCGACCAGGAACAGGAGCATGCCGATGATGAGGCCGCTGGTGGTTTGCGTCACCAGGCAGGCGGAGCTGGAGAGGCAGCCGGCGAGCGCGTCGAGATCCACGGGAGCACTTTCATTGCGACGCGCCGGACCTGGCGCGGAGAGCCAAATAGAAACGGCGGAGACGGTCGCCCGTCCCCGCCGCGCATCGGATCAGGTGTAGCCCTTGCTCTTCTTCCACTCGGCCTCGAGCTCGAAGATGGTCTTCCAGTCGCCGGCCCTGACCTCGGGCACGTAGGGCTCCTGCGGGATCGTGGTGCCCCAGCCGATGGCATAGCCGACCAGCGTGTGGTCGTCGCCGCGCATCGTTACGGTGCCGTCGGCGCCGAACGGGCACTTGATGGTGAGGCCCTTCAGCACCTCCGCGATCTTCTTGCCGTCGGTGGAGTTGGCCTTCTTGGCGGCTTCGGCCAGGAACATCACGGCCGTTGCGTTCTGCCACGACCAGTTGGTCGGGTACTCGTTGTATTTGGCCTTGTAGGCATCGCCCCAGGCGGCGTTCTCCGGCGTGGTCGGGAAGGTCTTGATGTAGCGGTTGCCGGAGTGGATGCCTTTGGGCAAGTTCTTCACCACGGTGAGCGCGGTGTAGTCGGCCATGTTGACCGCGAACACCTCCATCTGGCCGAACATCGCGTAGATGTTGGCCTGGTCGATATAGGAGGTGAGATCGCCGCCCCAGAGGCAGGAATACAACGCCTGCGGCTTGGCCTGGAGGATCTTCGTCACCACTTCGGTGTAGTCGGGCTGGAACAGTTTTGGCCAGGACTCGCTGATGATTTCGACGTCGGGCGCAAAGCGCTTCAGGTACAGCGTGAACTCACCGGTGGTGTCGCGGCCATAGGCATAGTCCGGCGAGCAGGTCGCCCATTTCTTCAGGCCCTTGGCTTTCGCGATCGAGGCGGCATAGCTGCCGCCGACGATGGAATCGT
Protein-coding regions in this window:
- a CDS encoding branched-chain amino acid ABC transporter permease encodes the protein MDLDALAGCLSSSACLVTQTTSGLIIGMLLFLVAVGLTLIFGVLKVVNFSHGAFYMFGAYFAMTAYQLTGSFALAMLAGAAGTALLGLIFERVFMSRVYGADVLMQLLVCYAFVLIFDDVVRIIWGPEFRSMGMPAAFQVMPLFIAGGVVPPYYLLLIGVALVAAIVLGIGLSRSRIGKVIRAAAHNPGMVSALGINTGLIYGGVFALGGMLAGLAGALAAPVRSLTPGMGFSVLIESFIVTVIGGMGSILGALIGALLLGLIRSFGSLGFPLFTEGLMYLFMVIVLVSKPTGLFGKEAA
- a CDS encoding ABC transporter substrate-binding protein — encoded protein: MTRTRMPGISRRSTLALMGAGAMSVAAPWVARAQAKTIKIGMPTILSGRVAQLGTSSRNAVMLEVDKVNAAGGLAGRQIEMVIRDSKGQPQEAARVARELVNTDGCEWLIDGEASSGSFAVHEVARDLGVLCVHTCSEASSLTADPKQHIPNAFRCVRQGIHDSIVGGSYAASIAKAKGLKKWATCSPDYAYGRDTTGEFTLYLKRFAPDVEIISESWPKLFQPDYTEVVTKILQAKPQALYSCLWGGDLTSYIDQANIYAMFGQMEVFAVNMADYTALTVVKNLPKGIHSGNRYIKTFPTTPENAAWGDAYKAKYNEYPTNWSWQNATAVMFLAEAAKKANSTDGKKIAEVLKGLTIKCPFGADGTVTMRGDDHTLVGYAIGWGTTIPQEPYVPEVRAGDWKTIFELEAEWKKSKGYT